The Methanobrevibacter wolinii SH genome includes a window with the following:
- a CDS encoding type II toxin-antitoxin system antitoxin SocA domain-containing protein: MDENLKYNSEKFKTMIHYIISRCENKDNFDNVVLYTLLYFSDFNYYELYEEPITGETYSKKAMGPVPIHFLEAINELIDEGKISVNRKR, translated from the coding sequence ATGGATGAAAATTTAAAATACAATTCTGAAAAATTTAAAACAATGATTCATTATATTATTAGTCGTTGTGAAAATAAAGATAATTTTGATAATGTAGTATTATACACATTATTATATTTCTCAGATTTTAATTACTATGAATTATATGAAGAACCTATTACTGGGGAAACATATAGTAAAAAAGCGATGGGTCCTGTACCTATCCATTTTCTGGAGGCTATTAATGAATTAATTGATGAAGGGAAAATCTCTGTAAACAGGAAAAGATAA
- a CDS encoding metallophosphoesterase family protein, producing the protein MKILSISDIHSEKNENFFEYLKNNEENIDLILINGDLTDFGPLEFASDFLNKISDLGFDVFAVPGNCDPNGICNVITDTNAVCLHNQIIAYGDVVIFGFGGSNETPFDTPGEFKDPHIYDAIKELYAEYDFMANDKIPKVKILLTHAPPFDTKADKIPDGSHVGSKALRKAIEEFKPDINLCGHIHEGRSIDKIGDTIVVNPGMLKENYGCLIDIDEDSLDYDVEIISFIE; encoded by the coding sequence TTGAAAATTTTATCAATTAGTGATATTCACAGTGAAAAAAATGAAAATTTTTTTGAATATTTAAAGAATAATGAGGAGAATATTGATTTAATATTAATTAATGGGGATTTAACTGATTTTGGACCATTAGAGTTTGCATCAGACTTTCTTAATAAAATTTCTGATTTAGGTTTTGATGTTTTTGCAGTTCCAGGTAATTGTGATCCTAATGGAATTTGTAATGTTATTACTGATACAAATGCAGTTTGTCTACATAATCAAATTATTGCATATGGTGATGTTGTAATATTTGGATTTGGAGGATCTAATGAAACACCATTTGATACACCTGGTGAATTTAAAGACCCTCATATATATGATGCAATTAAAGAGTTATATGCTGAATATGATTTCATGGCTAATGATAAAATACCTAAAGTAAAAATATTACTTACTCATGCACCACCTTTTGATACTAAAGCTGATAAAATACCCGATGGTTCTCATGTTGGTAGTAAAGCTTTAAGGAAAGCTATTGAAGAATTTAAACCTGATATTAATTTATGTGGTCATATTCATGAAGGAAGGTCAATAGATAAAATAGGTGATACTATTGTTGTAAATCCAGGTATGCTTAAAGAAAATTATGGATGTTTAATTGATATTGATGAAGATTCTTTAGATTATGATGTTGAAATTATTTCTTTTATTGAATAA
- a CDS encoding DUF749 domain-containing protein translates to MFIATLGGLFKYEDLPEEYGPYVKFKATIEKREVKNDDLIAILDITGTTSHHVLFLDSYDNIDQIKEELKDADAKVNVNTLKILEGHL, encoded by the coding sequence ATGTTTATAGCTACATTAGGTGGATTATTTAAATATGAAGATTTACCTGAGGAATATGGTCCTTATGTAAAATTCAAAGCAACTATTGAAAAAAGAGAAGTTAAAAATGATGATTTAATAGCTATTTTGGATATTACAGGGACTACTAGTCATCATGTTCTTTTTTTAGATTCATATGATAATATAGATCAAATTAAAGAAGAACTAAAAGATGCAGATGCTAAGGTCAACGTAAATACATTAAAAATATTAGAAGGTCATTTATGA
- a CDS encoding CBS domain-containing protein: protein MSKLGNLKVKDLMTKEVITTDPNQEVVFAFEKLMKEKISSMPVIDNNKMVGIVTATDLGHNLILDNYTLGTKVVDVMVKQVAFVNPENSIIDAINEMNNNSPGKSIINQLPVLDHGKLVGILSDGDIIHALKDEL from the coding sequence ATGAGTAAATTAGGGAATTTAAAAGTTAAAGATTTGATGACTAAAGAAGTTATAACTACTGATCCTAATCAAGAGGTTGTTTTCGCTTTTGAAAAACTAATGAAAGAGAAAATTAGTTCAATGCCAGTTATTGATAATAATAAAATGGTAGGTATTGTAACTGCAACTGATTTAGGCCATAATCTTATTTTGGATAATTATACTTTAGGTACTAAAGTTGTTGATGTTATGGTAAAACAAGTTGCATTCGTTAATCCTGAAAATTCTATTATTGATGCAATAAATGAAATGAATAATAATTCTCCAGGTAAATCTATTATTAATCAATTACCTGTTTTAGATCATGGTAAACTTGTAGGTATTTTATCTGATGGTGATATTATTCATGCATTAAAAGATGAACTTTAA
- a CDS encoding 2-phosphoglycerate kinase yields MIYVQGEVSGKKYTEPFSKGVLARSLIRAEMNLTKAYDIANSIENKLKNENIEVIAIKDLVEIIVEVLKTVDPIIAEKYINWRKIRKSQEPLIILIGGASGVGTSSIAFEIANRLGIRNMISTDMIREVMRKIVSKELFPVIHKSSFNAYKVMRIPSPPEFDEVIAGYKNQVDAVAVGVAAVIERSLDEGISIVIEGVHIVPGFIKEDLLERDNVVLFTLQVSDANIHKERFYSRSRQMWARRPLKRYLDNFYSIRKIQRYIVMQANKYNIPVIENINVSNTIDYMIKTITKVYGGNNNE; encoded by the coding sequence ATGATTTATGTACAAGGAGAAGTTAGTGGAAAAAAATATACGGAACCGTTTTCTAAAGGTGTTTTAGCACGCTCTTTAATTCGGGCAGAAATGAACTTAACTAAAGCTTATGATATAGCAAATTCTATTGAAAATAAACTTAAAAATGAGAATATTGAAGTAATAGCTATAAAAGATTTAGTAGAAATTATTGTTGAAGTTTTAAAAACTGTTGATCCAATTATTGCTGAGAAATATATTAATTGGAGAAAAATTAGAAAATCTCAAGAACCTTTAATCATTTTAATTGGTGGTGCATCTGGTGTTGGTACATCTTCAATAGCTTTTGAAATAGCTAATCGTTTAGGAATAAGAAATATGATTAGTACTGATATGATTCGTGAGGTTATGCGTAAAATTGTTTCAAAAGAATTGTTTCCTGTAATTCATAAATCTAGTTTTAATGCATATAAAGTTATGAGAATACCTTCTCCTCCTGAGTTTGATGAAGTTATTGCAGGTTATAAAAATCAAGTTGATGCTGTAGCTGTTGGAGTTGCTGCTGTAATTGAAAGATCTTTAGATGAAGGTATAAGTATTGTAATTGAAGGTGTACATATTGTTCCAGGTTTTATTAAAGAAGATCTTTTAGAAAGAGATAATGTTGTTCTTTTTACTTTACAAGTTAGTGATGCAAATATTCATAAAGAAAGATTTTATTCAAGAAGTAGGCAAATGTGGGCTAGGAGACCTTTAAAAAGATATTTAGATAATTTTTATTCAATTAGAAAAATTCAAAGATATATTGTAATGCAGGCTAATAAATATAATATACCTGTAATTGAGAATATTAATGTTTCAAATACTATTGATTATATGATTAAAACTATTACTAAAGTTTATGGAGGTAATAATAATGAGTAA
- a CDS encoding DUF2096 domain-containing protein has protein sequence MNLPAEQVWLVLSEFLSDLIKRDIEVPTDINKNMGFTKTQISFYKKDTSHPDMIKELSKANITLSEMQNKLLDVASENVSEEYANEWFDKLKRANRGEKLYDTPDIHSKFNLNPPPGFSTGRITLKKPITEDRVQEIAEYYGLIIEFEDDVTLSLYGDKSDVKKGIQEMAGFFFD, from the coding sequence ATGAATTTACCAGCAGAACAGGTATGGCTTGTACTTTCCGAGTTTTTATCTGATTTAATCAAAAGAGATATTGAAGTTCCGACAGATATTAATAAAAACATGGGATTTACTAAAACACAAATTAGTTTTTATAAAAAAGATACATCTCATCCAGATATGATTAAAGAACTTTCAAAAGCTAATATAACTTTATCTGAAATGCAAAACAAATTACTTGATGTTGCATCAGAAAATGTTTCTGAAGAGTATGCTAATGAATGGTTTGATAAGTTAAAAAGAGCAAATAGGGGAGAAAAATTATATGATACTCCAGATATTCACTCTAAATTTAATTTAAATCCACCACCAGGATTTTCTACTGGTCGTATAACTTTGAAAAAACCAATAACTGAAGATAGAGTTCAAGAAATTGCAGAATATTATGGTTTAATAATTGAATTTGAAGATGATGTAACTTTATCTTTATATGGTGATAAATCTGATGTTAAAAAAGGAATTCAAGAAATGGCGGGCTTCTTTTTTGACTAA
- the hdrC gene encoding CoB--CoM heterodisulfide reductase subunit C produces the protein MSVFSFIKSLFGKNEDNKKAKEVKVKASVKFEKSKQTSSDNAINENGVSGIKSSEPITKSSNDEVKPPVEEVNTSTIDEETKLDDSIKEPEVSQKEIINSEDTSEELVKDEISNSESLSENEEVSEEKTVSVEETEVSNPEESSEEEIDEVKISVESEDNSEDENEMDNERDNMTLLKDNDIYTMDDIDEDFKQRFIDAGLETVDHCFQCGTCGGSCPSGRRTPYRVRQVVRKCLLGLREEVISDPALWMCTTCYTCQERCPRSVEIVEVIKFARNEAAHAGYMADAHKATGRFVLETGHAVPINDKFKNLRKEIGLPEVPPTTHKYPEALKEVQDICKICEFDKLIGYEGL, from the coding sequence ATGTCTGTGTTTTCTTTTATTAAATCTTTATTTGGAAAAAATGAAGATAATAAAAAGGCTAAAGAAGTTAAAGTTAAAGCTTCTGTTAAATTTGAGAAATCTAAACAGACATCTTCTGATAATGCCATTAATGAAAATGGTGTTTCTGGAATTAAATCTTCTGAACCAATAACTAAAAGTTCAAATGATGAAGTAAAACCTCCTGTTGAAGAAGTTAATACTTCTACAATTGATGAGGAAACTAAATTAGATGATTCTATTAAAGAACCAGAAGTTTCCCAAAAAGAAATTATTAACTCTGAAGATACTTCTGAAGAATTAGTTAAAGATGAAATTTCTAATTCTGAAAGTTTAAGTGAAAATGAAGAAGTATCTGAAGAAAAAACTGTTTCTGTTGAAGAAACTGAAGTTTCTAATCCTGAAGAATCTTCTGAAGAAGAAATTGATGAAGTTAAAATTTCAGTTGAATCTGAAGATAATTCTGAAGATGAAAACGAAATGGATAATGAGAGAGATAATATGACTTTATTAAAAGATAATGATATTTATACAATGGATGACATCGATGAAGATTTCAAACAAAGATTTATTGATGCAGGTCTTGAAACAGTAGATCACTGTTTCCAATGTGGTACTTGTGGTGGAAGTTGTCCATCTGGTAGAAGGACTCCTTACAGAGTAAGACAAGTTGTTAGAAAATGTTTATTAGGATTAAGAGAAGAAGTTATTTCTGATCCTGCTTTATGGATGTGTACTACTTGTTACACTTGTCAAGAAAGATGTCCTAGAAGTGTAGAAATTGTTGAAGTTATTAAATTTGCACGTAACGAAGCTGCTCATGCTGGTTACATGGCTGATGCACACAAAGCTACTGGTAGGTTCGTATTAGAAACTGGTCATGCAGTACCAATTAATGATAAATTCAAAAACTTAAGAAAAGAAATTGGTCTTCCTGAAGTACCTCCAACAACTCACAAATATCCAGAAGCTTTAAAAGAAGTTCAAGATATTTGTAAAATCTGTGAATTTGATAAATTAATTGGATATGAAGGATTATAG
- the hdrB gene encoding CoB--CoM heterodisulfide reductase subunit B translates to MEIAYFLGCIVNNRYPGVEKATRLLFDKLGVELKDMEGASCCPAPGVFGSFDQKTWAAVAARNLCLAEEMGDDIVTECNGCFGSLFEANEMLKENSEKRDEINEILAKTGDHEFKGTINVRHFAEVLYNDVGLDKISELFEKPLDINVAVHYGCHFLRPTAEKQIDDAENPSILDELVEITGAKSIDYDNKMMCCGAGGGLRARDKSVSTSFTHEKLESMKKAGADCIVDVCPFCHLQFDVGQGEVKEQYGDEYDLPVLHLAQLYGLAMGLSPEELTLGAQQVSSEPLLKKLGY, encoded by the coding sequence ATGGAAATTGCATACTTTTTAGGTTGTATTGTAAATAACCGTTACCCTGGTGTAGAAAAAGCTACTAGATTATTATTTGATAAATTAGGTGTAGAACTTAAAGATATGGAAGGAGCTTCTTGTTGTCCTGCTCCTGGTGTATTTGGTTCTTTCGATCAAAAAACCTGGGCAGCTGTTGCAGCACGTAACCTTTGTCTTGCTGAAGAAATGGGAGACGACATTGTCACTGAATGTAACGGATGTTTCGGTTCTTTATTTGAAGCAAATGAAATGTTAAAAGAAAACAGTGAAAAAAGAGATGAAATCAACGAAATCTTAGCAAAAACTGGTGATCATGAATTTAAAGGTACCATTAATGTAAGACACTTTGCTGAAGTATTATATAATGATGTTGGTTTAGATAAAATCTCTGAATTATTTGAAAAACCTTTAGATATCAATGTTGCTGTACACTACGGATGCCACTTCTTAAGACCTACTGCTGAAAAACAAATTGATGATGCAGAAAACCCATCTATTTTAGATGAATTAGTTGAAATCACAGGTGCTAAATCTATTGACTATGACAACAAAATGATGTGTTGTGGTGCAGGTGGAGGATTAAGAGCTAGAGATAAATCTGTAAGTACTAGTTTCACCCATGAAAAACTTGAAAGTATGAAAAAAGCAGGTGCTGATTGTATTGTAGATGTTTGTCCTTTCTGCCACTTACAATTTGATGTAGGTCAAGGTGAAGTTAAAGAACAATATGGTGATGAATACGATTTACCTGTTTTACACTTAGCACAACTTTATGGTTTAGCTATGGGATTATCTCCTGAAGAATTAACTTTAGGTGCTCAACAAGTAAGTTCTGAACCACTTCTTAAAAAATTAGGTTACTAA
- a CDS encoding AbrB/MazE/SpoVT family DNA-binding domain-containing protein: protein MIQTESNVTRTNPRSKSLRTTIPKEIINALNLEHGSKLNWKIETKNDEMYIIVEKSNNNKNISKF, encoded by the coding sequence ATGATTCAAACAGAATCCAATGTAACACGAACCAATCCTAGATCCAAATCCTTAAGGACAACAATCCCCAAAGAGATAATAAATGCATTAAATTTGGAACATGGTTCAAAATTAAATTGGAAAATTGAAACAAAAAATGATGAAATGTATATTATTGTTGAAAAATCAAATAATAATAAAAACATTTCAAAATTTTAA